One segment of Acidovorax sp. DW039 DNA contains the following:
- the tolA gene encoding cell envelope integrity protein TolA: protein MHAHDERDQFSPPQPPGRMRAVALAVLVHAALIAALTMGVNWTTTADQPAVEAELWSAVPQQAAPAEVAPPPPPTTPTPAEPPPPPVAVVPPPPPPPPPPPRAQEKPDTREADIAIEREKKRLEQEKRERAEQQEREKRERERREKLEAEKKERLEQERKERLQKEKEREKERELKEKQAAEQKRAEQKKQADEKRRAEEAEAKRKAEAEADAKRKAEADAKRRADAQAKEIAAQREANLKRLQGLAGATGGENATGKDKVSSGPSGSYGGKVAAKVKPNIVYPDAISGNPRAVVEVRAAPDGTIVGKKLIQSSGNKAWDDAVLRALDKTETLPRDVDGRVPSSLEIGFRPQD from the coding sequence CTGGCTGTGCTGGTACACGCGGCATTGATTGCGGCCCTTACCATGGGCGTGAACTGGACTACGACGGCAGACCAGCCCGCCGTGGAGGCGGAGCTTTGGTCTGCAGTGCCTCAGCAAGCAGCCCCTGCAGAGGTTGCGCCGCCTCCGCCACCCACGACTCCTACACCCGCGGAGCCCCCTCCTCCTCCGGTGGCAGTAGTGCCGCCGCCCCCACCTCCTCCGCCACCCCCGCCTCGGGCGCAGGAAAAGCCTGACACGCGCGAAGCGGATATCGCCATCGAGCGAGAGAAAAAGCGGCTGGAACAGGAAAAGCGTGAGCGCGCCGAACAACAGGAGCGCGAGAAGCGCGAACGTGAGCGCCGAGAAAAGCTGGAGGCTGAAAAGAAAGAACGCCTGGAGCAGGAGCGCAAGGAGCGCCTGCAAAAGGAAAAAGAGCGCGAAAAGGAACGCGAGCTGAAAGAAAAGCAGGCAGCTGAGCAAAAGCGTGCCGAGCAGAAAAAGCAGGCTGATGAGAAGCGCCGCGCCGAGGAGGCCGAGGCCAAGCGCAAGGCAGAGGCTGAAGCAGACGCCAAACGCAAAGCAGAGGCCGATGCCAAGCGCCGCGCCGATGCCCAGGCCAAGGAAATCGCAGCCCAACGCGAAGCCAATCTCAAACGCCTGCAGGGACTGGCCGGTGCGACGGGCGGCGAAAACGCTACCGGCAAGGACAAGGTTTCATCGGGCCCCTCGGGCAGCTATGGCGGCAAAGTGGCGGCCAAGGTCAAGCCTAACATCGTATACCCCGACGCAATCTCAGGCAACCCGCGCGCGGTGGTGGAAGTGCGAGCAGCCCCCGATGGAACCATCGTGGGCAAGAAGCTGATCCAGTCCAGCGGTAACAAGGCGTGGGACGACGCGGTGCTGCGTGCACTGGACAAGACAGAAACACTGCCGCGCGATGTGGACGGAAGGGTTCCCTCGTCTCTGGAAATCGGTTTCCGCCCGCAGGACTGA